From Lucilia cuprina isolate Lc7/37 chromosome 4, ASM2204524v1, whole genome shotgun sequence:
CAATttgaaatagtcgaaaaaaagtcgaaaatagtcaaaaagtaggaaaaagtctaaaatagtcgaaaagtcgaaaaaagacaaaaatagtcaaacagtcgaaaatagatgaaaatcgaaaaaaatcggaaaaagtcgaaaatcgccGACTACTCTCAAATAGTcggaaaatgtaaaaagtcaaaaatagtcgaaaagtcgactatttacaaaatactaaaagtcgacttttgaaaaaaatgcaaaaagttgaaaagtcgaattttaacTACTGActgtgtttttttaacacaccgtggtgaagggtatataagattcggcatagccgaatatagaagtcttactatattttttctaaacaaaaaaacttacctCGACATATTTTTTATCCATACATAATGTGAATTAGATTTATCTTGAAGAAACAAAAGGTTTATATGTTTTGATCTTTTTGCTTTTCTTCTATAATAAGGACCAACAATTTTATTAGTTTCTTTATCATAACCAaatacatttatacttatatttgGATTATTGTcctcaaatatagaaatatCGTTTAGTTTGAGTGGAAAGCTTAAACccttgaaatttaaattataacctttaaattttataatttcacaGCTTATATTATTGCCGACATTGTATTTATTGGGACGTTGACCCAAGTCAGCTATAGCCGCCATTAGAGCCCATTTGAAACAgtaaatatctttatttttaacatttataatgGCATGTCTTTTTACTATATTTGATGGTAGTGGTATATAACTGGAACCCTTTAAAGGTTGATATCTATATAGATTTAATTCCAATTTAATTAACTGCACTATAGACCAACTGCCACATTTACCATGGAATTCTTCTGTCTGGCGTACAATGctgttaatattttctttaaataactcCTCATAACATTTAATATCAAAAACTTCTTTTGTATctgttggaaaatattttaattccacGGCAGTATTTTCCAAGTCCTTAGGATTTTGTTTAGCATAAACTGCGCTTAGcacaatattaaatttgaaagCAATATTaacctttaaaaattttttaactttatgctGTAATTGTTCAAATGCTTCTTTTAGAAATGTTTCAGGTACAAGACATTCTGTTTTTGAATTATTATACTCTAGAGTTAGTAGTCTTGCGTTAAATGCACTTTTTACTGTTTTGACTAAACTCGTTGGTGGCGGTGGCGTAGGTactgttttgtttgttattgtcttTTCTGCATCCATAATTTATACGTTTCTAAGAAATTATCCGCTATGTTGTTAACCTTTTCACTTCTAAATTTgtacagtttttaaatttacttaattttttttagcgaAATGTAgagatttgtttacatttaaacttCTAGATTGTTGACATAAAGTAATATGTGTTTGTATTCCAACACAATTTTGAAGCCTGTTACTGCAAACATAATTGCCAGATCAATTAGAGTTTTCTCTAAACCTCTCTTCTAAAGTGGCAATCTTTAGGTAAaggattaaattgaaataaatcttcgaaagttgtttttgaatactcaatcagttaattttgtttgctagtttaagcgccccaTGGAAATGGTTTAAACTTGagtaagaaatgcaaaagtgttaACAACTGAtgcaaaagaaatattaaacaatttttattaaaataaacattcaaatgtttgatttatcgtTTAGTATAAGTTTAGGAgacttcacaatatatttttttcttttaaatttgtttttcattaattttcatattacatttgcaattatcttcttcttttttataaaacatgcgttgttttgataacaaacagtgaggttttctgttgttttgtatggcaacactgcaaagttttatcttgtactcaaaaatatcaaaaggaATTAACAATTcacgaaaaaaaacataaaattacataaatagtgaaaatctctGCACActtcaattttatattaaagaaaatgccATTGTTGTGtaaattatgtattaattttcTCTCAATAATCATTAACAATGATTTATTGACAGAAAATAATCAcaattaagtaataaaaaccCTATTCTTGAACTTAAGACGAAAATTAAACTCTGGCATCTCTTTATAACACTATTGGGAATGTGATttttaaacagctgtttgtacATCCACctgtaattaaaaatacaacttgCTGGCATTGTTGACGTtacagttttgttgttttttttttcagtaataaaattgtgaagtgttggaatttcttttatttaaacaatacaaattgttatatttaataataaaaacacttaaaaattaaagaaattaaacatgtCTAACGATTGGGATGAAGTAAAACGTTTAGCTGCTGACTTTCAAAAGGCACAATTAACATCAACTTTACAAAAGTAAGCAACTAACAATTGGGAAACTCAatagtataatttttataaaaaataactatacaAACCAATATTTTAGATTATCCGAACGTAATTGTATAGAAATTGTTACCTTACTATTGGAAAAGAAACTTTTAGAGGTAATATTTACCAATGATGGTAAAGAGTACATAACACCAGACCATTTGGAACGTGAAGTACAAGATGAGTTGTATGTCAATGGGGGTAGAGTTAATTTGGTGGAAGTTAGTAAAACCTTAAATGTGGATTTGACTAGggtaagttgttattttttttaacataaatgtataataaaatattaatctttaaaatgtttaaagattgAAGAGGTGGCTAATAAAATCGCTTTGGAAAGTCCCaatgtacattttattttggGACAACTTATAGACGAGGATTATATCACCTATATAGCTCAAGAAATCAATgagaaattattacaaaaaggtGAAATTTCGGTTAATGATTTAACCGAACAATTTGATTTACCTTCGGACTTTTTGCTGACTCATGTGCTGGAAAAACATTTGGGTAAAATCATTAAGGGTCGTCAAGATCCCTCAAATCCTAAGATATTCTTTACTCAAGCCTATTTACAAAGATGTAAGGCTAAAATACGTGGTGCTTTGGCGGCTCTTACACGTCCTACAAATGTTTCGGTAATTTTACAACAGACCAATATACAACAGAAAATATTCCATACTTTGGTGGATGAAATCAATCCTGCTGGCCATGTAACCTCTAAACAGGCTAATGCTCAATACGTGCCTAACATTTATGCTAAAATGCAAGCGGATTGGGTTAATAATTTCTATCGTCAAAATGGTTTCTTGGAATATGATGCCATTAACAAGTTGGGCATTACAAATGCCAAACAATTTATCACTAAACAATTTCCCGATGAGGAACTGTTGTTTTTAAAACGTTGTGCGGTTAGTTCAAAACTAGTAGAACTTACTGTTATGCCCGCTTTGACAGCAGCCAAACAATTTATCGATTTATCTTCTCTGCTGCCCTCTAACATGTCCTCCTCCGATCGTGAGGAATTGTTTGATGCTATAATGTCCAAAAATCAAGCCACCTTCTCCAATTTCGTGCTAATCGGTTCTTTAGGTGCTTCAGTGGTATTTACACCTCAATATTTAGAAGAATTAACTTTACCCTGCCGTGAATTAGCTTGTGCCAAAGCCAAGACGGCAGTGGAAAATGGTAGCTATCAACAGCATGTGGCCATAAAACAATTATCAGCTAAATCTGGTCAGCGTAAAGATTTTGACGATGATGAAATAGTGGACAAACGTGATGAACGCCGCAAGAAAGCTTCCTCCGGCAAGGCAGGTGGTGGTTCTCAAGGTCGTGAAACTAAAACCAAATCCACTAAGAAACATCAACGTGGTGGTAAGAAGGGAGGCAAAAACGATTTCGAAAGTGATGATGAAGATAACTTTGGTGGTAGCGGCACTGGTGGTGGTTCGTCAGGCAATAAAAAACAACTAGAATTGATAACTATTGCCGATATTGTCAAGGTTTTGAATAAGGAAACATCAGCATTGGGCATTGATGAATTAAACGAAGATATCGCGGCCATGTATCATGAGTGAGTAGAAAAAgaatttacaaaagttttctacaaaaatgtGAGATTCtcacaacttttctgtagaaagagTTTCATGgattctatacaaaagttgctCACACTCTGAtcgtttttctttagaaaaagttgctcaaattctgatcacttttctataggaatagGTGCTTAGATTCTgaccatttttttataaaataagttgCTGAGAttctgatcacttttctataggaaaagttgctcagattctgatcacttttctataggaaaagttgctcaaattctgatcacttttctataagaaaagttgctcagattctgatcacttttctataggaaaagttgctcagattctgatcacttttctataggaaaagttgctcagattctgatcacttttctatagaaaaaattgctcagattctgatcacttttctataggaaaagttgctcagattctgatcacttttctatagaaaaagttgctcagattcttattacttttctatagaaaaagttgctcagattctgatcacttttctataggaaaagttgctcagattctgatcacttttctataggaaaagttgttcagattctgatcacttttctataggaaaagttgctcagattctgatcacttttctataggaaaagttactcagattctgatcacttttctataggaaaagttgctcagattctgatcacttttctataggaaaagttgctcagattctgatcacttttatataggaaatgttgctcagattctgatcactattctataggaaaagttgctcggATTCTGATCACCATTCTATTGTAAAAGTTGCTCTGATCGCTTACTATAGGTAAAGATGCTTAGAttctgatcacttttctatagctAAATTTGCTTAGATGCTgatcacttttttatagaaaaattgttcagATGCTgatcacttttttatagaaaaagttgctccgTTTGTCAGAAGACACATTCAGGAAATTAGTAAATGATATATTCCATAACAAACTTTCTTTAGACAATTAAATCAACTTGCACTGGCTAAGGCCCAAGAACTATATGAAATAACTTTGCAAAAGAGTGCGGCAGGCAGTGGACAAACTCATGCTGGTGTCCAAGAGAAAATCAATACACTCTTAGTTGATTTACGTCTATACGAAAAGGGACTAAAGGTATGTAAACACaatcaaatacaaaattctCAAATAACTAAAGAAATCTCCCTCCAAAAAACAAACAGCTTTTCCCTGTGGCAACACAAGCagatttaatcaaatatttactaaaatctTTGGGTAATGATATGTGTAATGAATTGATGGCCTATATAGCTCACGAATgtcaaattgaattaaaaaacacaaatctaAATGTAGATCAACGTAATAAATTGGCTCAAGAATGTGGTAAGTATTTGTCTATTCAttagtttaaaaagaaataactaaataaatcacattttaggAGGTGATTACAAACCAGCTTTAATGGAATTAAATAAGGCTCTCAATAAGTCAATTGATGAATTTGTTTTGGCCACGGAAGCGGTTTTGAAAACTTGCAGCATGATTGTTAAGAAAGTTGACAAGAAAAAAGAACGTCCCTTAATCATACAGCATCGTGAAAAGCTCTTGGAACAATTGCAACAATGCTCAGAACCCGCTTTAATATTGCATTTAACAGCTTTGATCTTATTTACCACCATAACTGGTTGTATTCTTCATGCTAGTGGTAAATTTGTATCACAAATTTTAGCCTTTATTAATAGCTCCTTGTCCGatgaacaaaataaacttttaacacaATATCATGgtgagtttttattaaaaaagattgatatgtttttttttttaaatttctctttttttttataaattttttttctagatttGGTCATTAGCGTTTTACGTTTGTCCTCGGATTCTCAAGAATATTCCGCAGCTAGTTCTGATTTACAGGAATTAGAACCTAAAATTAAGCAATTGGCTGCAACATTTGAAAAACCTGGTCTTTCTAAAACCGACTAACTAGCATTTCCGTATTTAGTTGCTTAagtaaataatagttttgttttactctagtttttctttttggccattttaagaatttgtaaataataattaaattccattttattaatttaatttgttgctcataaagtgtttttttttatatttcttctttacggtttttgcaatatatattttaattaaaataaaaattgttgaacaaaaaaaaaaatttaaatcagaactaaaagcttttaaagtagtttttattattcagaaaacttctatagaaaaagttgatctgatttaaataactttagaaaaagttgctctgatttaGTTCAtcatctatagaaaaagttgaacaaattcagacaacttttctatagaaaagtttaagaTGATTCGAACAACATTGCATCTGatttagacaacttttctacagacaAAGTTAATCTGATTCAaacaactattctatagaaaaagttaatctgatgcagacaacttttctatagaaaaagttgatctaattcagacaacttttctatagaaaaagttgatctaattcagacaacttttctatagaaaaagttgatctgattcagacaacttttctatagaaaaagttcatctgattcagacaacttttctatagaaaaagttgatctgattcagacaacttttctatagaaaaagttcatctgattcagacaacttttctatagaaaaagtttatctgattcagacaacttttctatagaaaaagttgatctgattcagacaacttttctatagaaaaagttgatctgattcagacaacttttctatagaaaaagtagatctgattcagacaacttttctatagaaaaagttgatctgattcagacaacttttctatagaaaaagttgatctgattcagacaacttttctatagaaaaagttgatctgattcagacaacttttctatagaaaaagttgatctgattcagacaacttttctataaaaaaagttgatctgattcagacaacttttctatagaaaaagttgatctgattcagacaacttttctatagaaaaagttgatctgattcagacaactttgctatagaaaaagttgatctgattcagacaacttttctatagaaaaagttgatctgattcagacaacttttctatagaaaaagttgatctgattcagacaacttttctatagaaaaagttgatctgatttagacaacttttctataaaaaaagttgatctgattcagacaacttttctataaaaaagttgatctgattcagacaacttttctataaaaaaagttgatctgattcagacaacttttctataaaaaaagttgatctgattcaggcaacttttctatagaataagttgatctgattcagacaacttttctatagaaaaagttgatctgattcagacaacttttctatagaaaaagttgatctgattcagacaacttttctattgaaaaagttgatctgattcagacaacttttctatagaaaaagttgatctgattcagacaacttttctatagaaaaagttgatctgattcagacaacttttctatagaaaaagttgatctgattcagacaacttttctatagaaaaagttgatctgattcagacaacttttctatagaaaaagttgatctgattcagacaacttttctatagaaaaacttttctatagaaaaaacaacttttctatagaaaaaattgatctgattctttctataaaaaaacatttataatctGATTCACTCAGAACAGTCGATCAAACTCAGACAAAGTTGTTATAGAAAGGTAAATTCGTATCTGACAAATTTTCGAACGAAAAATTTTCTCGGatttaaccaaaattttttaattttaaaaagttgttacatatttcaaaaaaaactgcaattcaaaaaaactttaatttttaattaatagaaaactttttattattaattattttttattttaaaatatttacaagaaCAATTTGAAACTgactattttttaatgattgattttatatttacttttttgtaagataatttgtttctttttaattaaaattatgtgtttttttcatttaatgatGGAAAAATGCATTTCATAATTTAGTAAAACATtagataaattaattattactaTGAAGTCTTTGTAAGATTTGTTTGGCTTTATCACTAGTTTgcctaaaagaaaaagaaaattaattttataagaaaaagttattaaatagtttaagtaaataaataaaaaaaaacttacataaatAAGGGATTATTAGCATCACATGATTCTAAAGTCTGTTTAATGTAGGTGATAAATAATTgtagattttttaaacattcagAATCTGGCTGCAGCCAGGCGGTCGGTAAAGTATTGACAATAATATAAGCTTTGCTTATAGCATCGTTAGGTGTACAAACCTgaagtgatttaaaaaaaaaatattaataattttatatcaaaacaaaacacTTTAGATAACTTACCCTCATAGCTAATAATAAATAACGATTAAGTAGAGATCCTATAGCCATTTCCCTTAAAGGTTTATCGGCTATAATACCCTGCCAGGATAAGAAATTACGAAACAATTTTAAACCACTGCAAAATTGACGCTGAAAGAATGAGGTCTTATTTTCTTGCACccttaaagaaacaaaataaagtttcaatAGCAAATGAATTGTGTCCACTTTAGACATTTCTTTTGACTTACTGTTTCGGAAAtatgggtataaaaacatcatTTTCTAAAGCCAATTTCATTTTCTCTAAAATTGCATTAAACAACTGTTGCAATGTTTTTCCATCTTCTTTTAAAGGAAAATCTCTACCCAAACGATTTATGAAACCAATTAAACGTAATGTTTGTGTTGTCGATAAAGGATCCCAACAATGTGTTACAATATCTAAAAGAAAACGTATAATAAGAAATCAATAACTACCTTTACAGACTACTCCCTGTATTTACCTATTAATTTGGGTAATATTATTTTCTCTAACAATGTGGGCACTAAATTAACATCAGGATCTTGTTTAAGTACCTCCTCTGTTTCGTCTTCACTCCAGGCATACAACATGGCAGCTGAATACCAATTGAGTTTTTCAATATCTTTAAAATCTGCCATCAATGGAGACCAAGTCAACATTTCAAGTCTTATCAGAGGACCAAgtatctaaaatataaaatttatgataaaattaaGTTGATCAGTACGATCGGATTCAGCCAACTTTCAAACAGAAGAAGTAGATCTGATTCAGActacttttcttttaaagaagttgctctgattctgacaattttctatagaaaaagatgcaacttttctttagaataagttgttctgatacagacaacttttctttgGACTACGTTTTTCTGATTCAgataacttttcaatagaaaaagttgctctgattcagacaacttttctatagaaaaagttgcactgattcagacaacttttctatagaaaaagttgctctgattcagacaactttcctatagaaaaagttgctctgattcagacaacttttctatagaaaaagttgttcagattcagacaacttttctatagaaaaagttgttcagattcagacaacttttctatagaaaaagttgttcagattcagacaacttttctatagaaaaagttgttcagattcagacaacttttctatagaaagagttGTTcagattcagacaacttttctatagaaaaagttgttcagattcagacaacttttatatagaaaaatttgctctgattaagacaacttttctatagaaaaagttgcacttattcagacaatttttttatagaaaaagtagctCTGAtgcagacaacttttctatataaaaagtagtTCTGATTCGGCCaagttttcattagaaaaagttgctctgattcacacaaacttttctatagaaaaaatagttctgattctgaaaacttttttatagaaaaagttgttccgATTCAGACAACttatctttagaaaaagttgttctaattcagacaacttttctatagaaaaagttgttctgattcaaacaacatttctatagaaaaagttgttctgattcaaacaatttttctatagaaaaacttgctctGATTAACACAACGTTCCTAACGTTtagaaagcttttctatagaaaaagatgctCCGATTCagacaaacttttctatagagaaatttgCTCTG
This genomic window contains:
- the LOC111688288 gene encoding E3 UFM1-protein ligase 1 homolog, whose product is MSNDWDEVKRLAADFQKAQLTSTLQKLSERNCIEIVTLLLEKKLLEVIFTNDGKEYITPDHLEREVQDELYVNGGRVNLVEVSKTLNVDLTRIEEVANKIALESPNVHFILGQLIDEDYITYIAQEINEKLLQKGEISVNDLTEQFDLPSDFLLTHVLEKHLGKIIKGRQDPSNPKIFFTQAYLQRCKAKIRGALAALTRPTNVSVILQQTNIQQKIFHTLVDEINPAGHVTSKQANAQYVPNIYAKMQADWVNNFYRQNGFLEYDAINKLGITNAKQFITKQFPDEELLFLKRCAVSSKLVELTVMPALTAAKQFIDLSSLLPSNMSSSDREELFDAIMSKNQATFSNFVLIGSLGASVVFTPQYLEELTLPCRELACAKAKTAVENGSYQQHVAIKQLSAKSGQRKDFDDDEIVDKRDERRKKASSGKAGGGSQGRETKTKSTKKHQRGGKKGGKNDFESDDEDNFGGSGTGGGSSGNKKQLELITIADIVKVLNKETSALGIDELNEDIAAMYHEQLNQLALAKAQELYEITLQKSAAGSGQTHAGVQEKINTLLVDLRLYEKGLKLFPVATQADLIKYLLKSLGNDMCNELMAYIAHECQIELKNTNLNVDQRNKLAQECGGDYKPALMELNKALNKSIDEFVLATEAVLKTCSMIVKKVDKKKERPLIIQHREKLLEQLQQCSEPALILHLTALILFTTITGCILHASGKFVSQILAFINSSLSDEQNKLLTQYHDLVISVLRLSSDSQEYSAASSDLQELEPKIKQLAATFEKPGLSKTD